The window AGCATCTGCCCATTTCTGAAGGTCCCATACTGCTTAAACCAAGAGGGTGCAATATGCAGGTTACCCTGGCCATGGTTCATATGATTAGTTACATAAGAGCTGCTAGTAGATTGGCTCTGAGAATTATTTTGACCAAATCTGACCATTTCATGGGAAGGTATATTTTGGAGAGCATTCTGTGACAAAGCTTTCACACTTGGATCTTCTCTTGAACCTGTGAAGAAGGTTAGTGTTTTGTTATCCCCACCTGCTGCTGAATTTGGTCCACTATCCATAGAGTTTCTCAACCTCGAATTCTGTTCATGCAACTGCTGTCCCACCACAGAAACAACCGGCTGAGTGTCATCAGCACTCTTAATTGGATCAGTCTCAGCAGTACTCATTGCTTGTATTTGATGCAACAGAGAGTAATTTTGCTGGAGACTGCTAGATGGTTTCAAAGAATGGGCAGCAGGTGCAAAGTTTCTCTCAGAAGTCATAGAGGCTTGGTTATTATCATGTTTCATCCCAACAAGGACCTCTTGATTAGAATGAGACAACGATGATGAAGAGGGCAGAGCACTTGCATCTAAGCACTGCTTTTGTAAAGGGTCTTCTCCTCTAGAGAAACTAGCTGGCTGCGAAGAATCTGTCATCTCAAAAGACATTTGCTGCAGGGATCTCTCTTTTCCTGCCCGCATTTCCCCATAACCACTTTTAGTGGAGTTAATACTATTATCTGTGGGATCCATGGAGGGAGGCAAGTTGGCAGGATCCTTGAGAGGTTCTAAAATAGAAAGATTCTGCTGAGTTGGCAGAGTTGTCCATGCATTTTGCATTGCTGAAAATTCACCCTGCCTTGACATGCCTGACATGATAGAAGGCTGAGATACTTGTGAAGCCTCCAAAACTGGAAACTGCTCACCAAAATGATTGACAGAAATCTGTCGAGAAGTATCTTGAGAGGTGGCAAGGTTAAAAGGGGGATTCCTAGTAGCACTTGACAGTGTTGCCTGTAATGATTGAGATACTATGGGTGAATTAGGCATgttttgcatttgtatttgatTTCTCAGCAGTGGGAGACTGGATACAAAGGCTGCAACAGCGCTACCCTTCATGTTTGAGAATGGGGTGACACCTGTTTGTCCAAATGTACTAGATTTAGCATCCAAATGTACTCTCTGAGACAACTCATTTGCTGGAGGCAAAGATTGACCAGAGTATGGGGGAGCTGCCCATGTCTGATTGACCTGCCCTAATTTTAGATAACTTAGAGTCTGTGGTGAACCCTGGGAATTGAGGAAATGGTTTGAATTTGGCAGCCGTTGGGATGGGAGGGCCAACCTTAAACTAAACCCTTGAGAAGCAGAAGATTGGTTGTATAGTTGAGCAACAGACATATGAGCATCTGCATCAGGAACTTTGGCCAATGCATTAGAGTCTGTAGAGCCAGAATGTGCCATGGCACCACCCTCCGTTGAAAGGTTAACCTTGTGAAGTAGCTCAAGCATATTTTGACTGCATAGATTCAGTCAATCATGTTTCAACATTACGATGCAGAAACTTTAAGCACAAAATAAGATAACAAGCTTTAGGCTTACACGAGAACAAAAAAGTCAGTAATAGATTCTGCTGACCAACAGAAGCATAATGAGCACAAACACAAATATCCCTACATTTTTACAGCAACCAATTTGTATGTTATAACAACAAACAAGTAAGCCACTTAGTATCAGCTTACTTAAGTAAATACCTTGTCTGAGTAGTAGTTTTTGATCCATCAGGGCCAACTGATTTGATATCATCCCTCGAAGTTACCTCTTCTAAAGGTGAGCGCACCTGCAAAGGacaaatcatataaataatcaACATTAATGAAAAACACCATTGGAATTAAAAACACCATTATTACCTCATTGAAGTTTGCATTGCCACTAGAAACATCACCAAAAAACTTGACCTGGCCATGGTCACGGCCACTCAATCCTTTGGAATTATAGCTTTCATTTGAAGCCTGCCTTTGGTAGCTCTTTTGATGATTTACGTATATTTCACCTTCTCCCTCACAAGAGCTAGCAATACCACGAGGCTCATTGCTTATCTGATGCTGTTTTTGCTCTGTACTCTCACTTTCATTGGTGGCAGAGACATCAGCATGTCTCATGTAATCAGATCTATTATTATCTATGACTTGTTGACCAGTTGACGGGTTATTTATTATCTGTGAATCTTTTCTGTTGAACAGATTATTATCTGTGCCAGATTGTACTTGCTCCACTCCTCCAGTTGATGTCTTCAACAAACAACCATCATTAGCACTACCTGCAACCAACATCACAGTCTCTTGTTATTATGAGAATAAATGCAGCAAGATTTCCTTTAGGTGAAGGGGGGATACTACCTTTAGGTTTAGCATAATGTTGGCCAAAATCTTCATGTGAGGTAGTCCTCCGCTGATGAGCACCACTGTCTGAGTGCTCATACATCTGACCTGCCCAAGTATTATCTAAATGCACATATGACTGAACTTGCTGCCCTCCCTCAAAAGATTGCTTCTGTTGAGCACCACAATCTACCCACTCAGAAGTGACTTTGGGGGACTTCTTTTCAGAAGACCCATGTGATCCATCATGGGGTAGATTCTCTCCCTGTTCAGTTGAAAATTGCGTGCCAGGCTGCTGAAAACCAGGGAAGCTAGAGCTTACACCAGAATCATTGAACATGGGCATAGGTTTTGAACTAAAGGAGGAAGCACTCTGTAGGTTGCTGTCAATCCAACCTGCCTGTTGCTTATCACTGTCGACAAAGTTTGAAAGCTGATTATCAGTTGACTGTTCAGTATTCTGAAATGTCAATCCACTCCACTCCTCCTGCAGCCCAGTATCACTGCTAGAAGCCTCAGCCACAGCAGACTGCATTAGAGCACTCCAGCTCCCACTCTGAATGGATGGAAATGCATTTGAAAAATCTGAGTTCTCCAATGCATTGCTGAAACTTCCAGCACCTAAATCATTGCGCCTGCCAAAGGAGGGATCCCAGAAGTTGTCATCCATATTATATAATAGCTTCTCTTCCATTGGATCCAAAGGAACCAAACCCTGAGAGGGACCAATCTCTGTAGTTTTCTGCTGCATTGCAGGCCAACCAGCTGGCTCTTGCCTCCCATTGTAGTCCTTTGCAAATGTATTGATTTGTGCAGCATTTCCAGCTTGGAAGCTTCCAGACATATTCCCACTATTTATGCTCTGGACCGAAGCTGGTCCAAATATATCTTTCCCGTGAAATCCCGGGTTGGATATTAAAGCACCTTGTGACATGTGGATCTGATCTGGCAAAACAGTGTACTGATCTCTTAAGAATGAGCCTGAGGACTGCATGGTAGGCTTCTGTGCTTGACCACCAGCCTTGGTCAACAAATTAACAGCATCATTAGGGATTCCTTGTTGAGAATATTGATTCATATTACTTCTTGCACTTGCAACAGGAGTACCATATAAAGATGCATCAGGCTGCTGAGAACTTAGACCAATTGAACGGAAAGCCTGACCTTGATCTTGTGGAAAGACAACTCTGTTAGAAGCTCCTGGAGTAGTTGGAGATGTACCTCGCTGTACAATGTTCATAAACATTTGTGATGCCTCATGAACAGGAGTTCCATTAATGAGAGGTGAGAACTGACCAGCGGCAGACTGTTTGGCGATAGCAGAAAGTTGGTTTAAAGTATTCTGCTGCCTCGCATCACCGAACTGTTGAAGTTGCTGTTGTCTCTGAAGATCTTGCAGCTGCTTGATCATTAAATGCTGCTGCAACAAGTGCATGTCACTATAGCCAGACTGCTGCATGGGTAGAGATTGCTGGATACCCAGTTGTGGGGTGTTCAAAAGTTGTTGTTGCCCTTTAAGAAAGTTTAAATCAGTAGAAGCTTCAGTAATTTCCGACCTTTCTGAATTTGTTGTCAGGGTGGGACTCTCACAACACTCATATTCTTGATGTGAATTAAAGATAGAAGAGCCTCTAGAAATCAAATTATGCTGATCATAACCTTTATTTTCACACAAAACCCCTGGTTGATTCTGTTGCATCCCAAAACTCTGGCACCCAAGCAAGAAGCCATTTGTACTCAGTTGGTGGTTTCTGGGAAGAATTTCGGAATATTCAGGTGCAGGAGACAATTGTGTATAGTTTTGGTTGTGCAGCACACTTAAAGCTTCATCACCACATCCTCTTACGGTATCTGTGTATAACATGCAAATATTGTTGGTAGTTTAGTTTGACAAAATGGGTGttccaaataattataactaagaattagttttcaatatatttgtcaTTTCAGGTTAGGCACTTCTCTTTACTAAGCAGAACAAACTTTCATCATAGCAagcaacaaaaagataaagcAGAATAATGTAGAATTAATAGTAAGAACTCACTGATACCTAATTGTTGCAAGCTGTagtttttcaaattgaaattctGGGGTGCCCCAATCTGTCTCAGCTTTCCAACCCACTGATTATAGTTAAGCACAGGCCAATTTCCATCCCCAGCTTGTGGCAGATGCTGGCCCTGGAGAGAGTTGTCTAGCTCAAATAGACTGTGGATCCCGTCTTCAACTTCGTTACCAGGCATTAAAAATCCACCCACCACTATTTTGTAGCTATATGCTTTTGCACACTATAAGTGTATCCATATATAAGATCATCACAGCTCAACCACCTTATTCTACAGAAAAGTCTCACCAAATTCCCACTACTCCGCTCTTCAAGATATCATCCTAGACCATGACATTAGTAGACAAATAAGAATAAGAAACAATCCCAGCTAATAGCCCAAAAAAAGCCACTTATTTAGTTCATTTTCAGCTGCTTTAGCGccattttttcttctatgaCATGCATTgtgatttcaaaaaaaaaagcatagtAAAAGTACATAGCATGTAATGCAAAGAATTATGCAAAAATATCATgcaaaaaaacacaaatacACAGAAAAAATCAAATGCCAAATACAAAAACAAGGCTCCAAAAAACTTACAATTTCCACCGACTTTCTTAGCAACCAAACtaagcaaaataaataataaataaatttgttaacaATTTGTG is drawn from Theobroma cacao cultivar B97-61/B2 chromosome 4, Criollo_cocoa_genome_V2, whole genome shotgun sequence and contains these coding sequences:
- the LOC18601641 gene encoding uncharacterized protein LOC18601641 isoform X2 gives rise to the protein MPGNEVEDGIHSLFELDNSLQGQHLPQAGDGNWPVLNYNQWVGKLRQIGAPQNFNLKNYSLQQLDTVRGCGDEALSVLHNQNYTQLSPAPEYSEILPRNHQLSTNGFLLGCQSFGMQQNQPGVLCENKGYDQHNLISRGSSIFNSHQEYECCESPTLTTNSERSEITEASTDLNFLKGQQQLLNTPQLGIQQSLPMQQSGYSDMHLLQQHLMIKQLQDLQRQQQLQQFGDARQQNTLNQLSAIAKQSAAGQFSPLINGTPVHEASQMFMNIVQRGTSPTTPGASNRVVFPQDQGQAFRSIGLSSQQPDASLYGTPVASARSNMNQYSQQGIPNDAVNLLTKAGGQAQKPTMQSSGSFLRDQYTVLPDQIHMSQGALISNPGFHGKDIFGPASVQSINSGNMSGSFQAGNAAQINTFAKDYNGRQEPAGWPAMQQKTTEIGPSQGLVPLDPMEEKLLYNMDDNFWDPSFGRRNDLGAGSFSNALENSDFSNAFPSIQSGSWSALMQSAVAEASSSDTGLQEEWSGLTFQNTEQSTDNQLSNFVDSDKQQAGWIDSNLQSASSFSSKPMPMFNDSGVSSSFPGFQQPGTQFSTEQGENLPHDGSHGSSEKKSPKVTSEWVDCGAQQKQSFEGGQQVQSYVHLDNTWAGQMYEHSDSGAHQRRTTSHEDFGQHYAKPKGSANDGCLLKTSTGGVEQVQSGTDNNLFNRKDSQIINNPSTGQQVIDNNRSDYMRHADVSATNESESTEQKQHQISNEPRGIASSCEGEGEIYVNHQKSYQRQASNESYNSKGLSGRDHGQVKFFGDVSSGNANFNEVRSPLEEVTSRDDIKSVGPDGSKTTTQTSQNMLELLHKVNLSTEGGAMAHSGSTDSNALAKVPDADAHMSVAQLYNQSSASQGFSLRLALPSQRLPNSNHFLNSQGSPQTLSYLKLGQVNQTWAAPPYSGQSLPPANELSQRVHLDAKSSTFGQTGVTPFSNMKGSAVAAFVSSLPLLRNQIQMQNMPNSPIVSQSLQATLSSATRNPPFNLATSQDTSRQISVNHFGEQFPVLEASQVSQPSIMSGMSRQGEFSAMQNAWTTLPTQQNLSILEPLKDPANLPPSMDPTDNSINSTKSGYGEMRAGKERSLQQMSFEMTDSSQPASFSRGEDPLQKQCLDASALPSSSSLSHSNQEVLVGMKHDNNQASMTSERNFAPAAHSLKPSSSLQQNYSLLHQIQAMSTAETDPIKSADDTQPVVSVVGQQLHEQNSRLRNSMDSGPNSAAGGDNKTLTFFTGSREDPSVKALSQNALQNIPSHEMVRFGQNNSQSQSTSSSYVTNHMNHGQGNLHIAPSWFKQYGTFRNGQMLSMSDARITKSVSGQFSLLKPTQNLHIHASVGQVDAVEAGQAAIARPSSATPLVADEHFSAPYVLPSSINNQNFVTTRPKKRKAMTFELLPWCKEVSQGSQKLQNISVSEQEWAEATNRLCEKVEDEVETLDDVHPILRSKRRLVLTTQLMQLLLNPAPASILRADATSNYDSVSYFISRVALGDTCSLCCGVRDNMQLSSDNSNMISEKLKTFEKTGDQKILEVMEDLTDRAKKLENDFQRLDKTVSVLDIRVECQELERFSVINRFARFHIRGQGDTSGAASSSAMHKPVPQRYVTALPMPRNLPEGVQCFTL
- the LOC18601641 gene encoding uncharacterized protein LOC18601641 isoform X1 translates to MPGNEVEDGIHSLFELDNSLQGQHLPQAGDGNWPVLNYNQWVGKLRQIGAPQNFNLKNYSLQQLGINTVRGCGDEALSVLHNQNYTQLSPAPEYSEILPRNHQLSTNGFLLGCQSFGMQQNQPGVLCENKGYDQHNLISRGSSIFNSHQEYECCESPTLTTNSERSEITEASTDLNFLKGQQQLLNTPQLGIQQSLPMQQSGYSDMHLLQQHLMIKQLQDLQRQQQLQQFGDARQQNTLNQLSAIAKQSAAGQFSPLINGTPVHEASQMFMNIVQRGTSPTTPGASNRVVFPQDQGQAFRSIGLSSQQPDASLYGTPVASARSNMNQYSQQGIPNDAVNLLTKAGGQAQKPTMQSSGSFLRDQYTVLPDQIHMSQGALISNPGFHGKDIFGPASVQSINSGNMSGSFQAGNAAQINTFAKDYNGRQEPAGWPAMQQKTTEIGPSQGLVPLDPMEEKLLYNMDDNFWDPSFGRRNDLGAGSFSNALENSDFSNAFPSIQSGSWSALMQSAVAEASSSDTGLQEEWSGLTFQNTEQSTDNQLSNFVDSDKQQAGWIDSNLQSASSFSSKPMPMFNDSGVSSSFPGFQQPGTQFSTEQGENLPHDGSHGSSEKKSPKVTSEWVDCGAQQKQSFEGGQQVQSYVHLDNTWAGQMYEHSDSGAHQRRTTSHEDFGQHYAKPKGSANDGCLLKTSTGGVEQVQSGTDNNLFNRKDSQIINNPSTGQQVIDNNRSDYMRHADVSATNESESTEQKQHQISNEPRGIASSCEGEGEIYVNHQKSYQRQASNESYNSKGLSGRDHGQVKFFGDVSSGNANFNEVRSPLEEVTSRDDIKSVGPDGSKTTTQTSQNMLELLHKVNLSTEGGAMAHSGSTDSNALAKVPDADAHMSVAQLYNQSSASQGFSLRLALPSQRLPNSNHFLNSQGSPQTLSYLKLGQVNQTWAAPPYSGQSLPPANELSQRVHLDAKSSTFGQTGVTPFSNMKGSAVAAFVSSLPLLRNQIQMQNMPNSPIVSQSLQATLSSATRNPPFNLATSQDTSRQISVNHFGEQFPVLEASQVSQPSIMSGMSRQGEFSAMQNAWTTLPTQQNLSILEPLKDPANLPPSMDPTDNSINSTKSGYGEMRAGKERSLQQMSFEMTDSSQPASFSRGEDPLQKQCLDASALPSSSSLSHSNQEVLVGMKHDNNQASMTSERNFAPAAHSLKPSSSLQQNYSLLHQIQAMSTAETDPIKSADDTQPVVSVVGQQLHEQNSRLRNSMDSGPNSAAGGDNKTLTFFTGSREDPSVKALSQNALQNIPSHEMVRFGQNNSQSQSTSSSYVTNHMNHGQGNLHIAPSWFKQYGTFRNGQMLSMSDARITKSVSGQFSLLKPTQNLHIHASVGQVDAVEAGQAAIARPSSATPLVADEHFSAPYVLPSSINNQNFVTTRPKKRKAMTFELLPWCKEVSQGSQKLQNISVSEQEWAEATNRLCEKVEDEVETLDDVHPILRSKRRLVLTTQLMQLLLNPAPASILRADATSNYDSVSYFISRVALGDTCSLCCGVRDNMQLSSDNSNMISEKLKTFEKTGDQKILEVMEDLTDRAKKLENDFQRLDKTVSVLDIRVECQELERFSVINRFARFHIRGQGDTSGAASSSAMHKPVPQRYVTALPMPRNLPEGVQCFTL